From one Lycium ferocissimum isolate CSIRO_LF1 chromosome 5, AGI_CSIRO_Lferr_CH_V1, whole genome shotgun sequence genomic stretch:
- the LOC132056773 gene encoding MLO-like protein 1, whose translation MSGGGEGEGSTLEFTPTWVVAAVCTVIVAISLAAERLIHYTGKYLKKKNQKPLYEALQKVKEELMLLGFISLLLTVLQGSIVKICVPEDVVMHLLPCSLSEAHSSSSNETAHASLESAQHRRLLAEEVAAGGYCSAKHKVPLLSLEALHHLHIFIFVLAIVHVTFSLLTVVFGGAKIRQWKHWEDSIAKANYETAQVLKPPVTHVHQHDFIRSRFVGMGKRSAIFGWLHSFFKQFYGSVSKSDYAALRLGFIMTHCKQNPKFNFHKYMIRALEDDFKTVVGISWYLWVFVVIFLFLNVNGWHTYFWIAFIPFILLLAVGTKLEHVIIQLAHEVAEKHVAIEGELVVRPSDDHFWFKRPQVVLFLIHFILFQNAFEIAFFFWILVQYGFDSCIMGQVGFIVPRLVIGVIIQVLCSYSTLPLYALVTQMGTHFKKSIFDEHIQAGLLGWASKAKMKRELKTATDGSNQASSIEGSTVRLQMSGIGRKEPPANES comes from the exons ATGAGTGGTGGTGGTGAAGGAGAAGGGTCCACATTGGAATTTACACCAACTTGGGTGGTTGCCGCCGTCTGCACTGTCATTGTTGCCATTTCTCTAGCCGCTGAGCGTCTCATCCATTACACTGGAAAG TatctgaagaagaagaatcagaAGCCTTTATATGAAGCGCTACAGAAAGTTAAAGAAG AGTTGATGCTTTTGGGGTTTATATCTCTATTATTAACGGTGCTTCAAGGTAGCATAGTCAAGATTTGTGTCCCTGAAGATGTGGTGATGCACTTACTTCCATGTTCATTATCGGAGGCCCATTCGTCTTCTTCTAATGAAACTGCTCATGCTAGTCTTGAATCAGCACAGCATCGACGACTTTTAGCCGAAGAAGTAGCTGCTGGTGGCTATTGCAGCGCAAAA cATAAGGTCCCATTACTCTCTCTTGAAGCGTTGCATCACCTTCACATTTTTATCTTTGTCCTTGCGATTGTTCATGTGACTTTCTCTCTTCTAACGGTTGTATTTGGAGGAGCCAAG ATACGTCAATGGAAGCACTGGGAGGACAGCATTGCAAAAGCTAATTATGAGACCGCACAGG TTTTAAAACCACCGGTCACACATGTCCATCAACACGATTTCATCAGGAGCCGATTTGTGGGTATGGGAAAACGCTCAGCCATTTTTGGTTGGTTG CATTCTTTCTTTAAGCAATTTTATGGTTCTGTCAGCAAGTCGGATTATGCTGCCCTGCGTTTGGGGTTCATTATG ACACATTGCAAGCAAAatccaaaatttaattttcacaAGTACATGATTCGTGCTCTGGAAGATGATTTTAAGACCGTCGTGGGCATCAG TTGGTATCTCTGGGTATTTGTTGTCATCTTCTTGTTTCTGAATGTTAACG GTTGGCATACATATTTCTGGATTGCGTTCATTCCTTTTATT CTTCTGCTTGCCGTTGGCACGAAGTTGGAGCATGTAATTATACAGTTAGCTCATGAGGTTGCAGAGAAACATGTCGCCATAGAAGGTGAATTGGTGGTTCGACCTTCTGATGATCATTTCTGGTTCAAACGCCCTCAAGTTGTCCTCTTCTTGATACACTTCATCCTCTTCCAAAATGCGTTCGAGATAGCATTCTTTTTCTGGATATTG GTGCAATATGGCTTTGATTCTTGCATAATGGGACAAGTTGGTTTCATTGTTCCTCGGCTTGTTATAGG GGTAATCATTCAAGTGTTATGCAGCTATAGCACGTTGCCACTTTATGCTCTTGTTACACAG ATGGGTACCCACTTCAAGAAGTCAATATTTGATGAGCATATTCAAGCTGGTCTTCTTGGTTGGGCTTCGAAAGCAAAAATGAAGAGGGAACTGAAGACTGCTACAGATGGCTCCAACCAAGCAAGTTCAATTGAGGGTTCAACTGTAAGATTACAGATGTCAGGAATCGGGCGAAAGGAACCCCCGGCTAATGAATCTTAA